The Borrelia parkeri genome includes a region encoding these proteins:
- the bdr gene encoding Bdr family repetitive protein, with product MGLAQPVITQQMVINELTKAGIKRDIAIDLSYRYYKNELTYKDIEYLETTFNLKLEKVEATLQAEVKSVKIELDNKIDTVENNLNTKIDNVKSELKSDIKDLDNKIDTVENNLNTKIDTVENNLNIKIDTKFNELDTKIDVNKMELKSTLRLHGLMFGTLITLNIGIFLTLISIVYSLLNK from the coding sequence ATGGGACTTGCTCAACCAGTTATTACTCAACAAATGGTCATCAATGAACTTACTAAAGCCGGTATTAAGAGAGATATTGCTATTGATCTGTCTTACAGATATTATAAAAATGAACTGACTTACAAGGATATTGAGTATTTAGAGACTACTTTTAACCTTAAGCTTGAAAAAGTTGAAGCAACCTTACAAGCTGAAGTTAAATCTGTCAAGATCGAACTGGATAATAAGATTGATACTGTTGAGAATAATCTTAATACTAAGATTGATAATGTTAAAAGTGAATTAAAATCTGACATTAAGGATCTGGATAATAAGATTGACACTGTTGAGAATAATCTTAACACCAAGATTGACACTGTTGAGAATAATCTTAACATCAAGATAGATACTAAATTTAATGAACTGGATACTAAGATTGATGTTAACAAAATGGAACTTAAGAGTACATTAAGACTTCATGGTTTGATGTTTGGTACCCTTATTACCCTAAATATAGGAATATTTTTAACATTAATATCCATAGTCTATTCATTGTTGAATAAATGA
- a CDS encoding Mlp family lipoprotein — MPKQKELANAFTIAYKFLDDKKKLKASNKDFDIYISDAIDCHVNKTEPSQGDDGNKYGHDGINAIYIFFKSTPEHISNEHSNETILENLKRDLSYYGSGNLFQLLQ; from the coding sequence ATACCAAAACAAAAAGAATTAGCTAATGCTTTTACTATTGCTTATAAATTTTTAGATGATAAAAAAAAATTAAAAGCAAGTAATAAAGATTTTGATATTTATATAAGTGATGCTATTGACTGTCACGTCAATAAAACCGAACCTTCTCAAGGTGACGATGGTAATAAATATGGTCATGATGGAATTAACGCTATATACATATTTTTTAAATCTACTCCAGAGCACATTTCTAATGAACATAGTAATGAAACAATACTTGAAAACCTTAAAAGAGATCTTTCATACTATGGTTCAGGAAATCTGTTCCAACTTTTACAATGA
- a CDS encoding ParA family protein has translation MDRKKTKVITIASIKGGVGKSTSAIILATLLARKYKVLLIDIDTQASTTSYFYKEFTNKKISIVSKNIYRVLKERLDINESVVNLKDNLDLIPSYLSLHKFASESIPLKELRLRDNLLFLKTEYDYIIIDTNPSLEFTLANALLSSDYVIVPMTAEKWSIESLDLLEFYMKKLRIKLPIFILITRFKKNNTHKQLLKYVQSKKGFLGFIHEREDLNKKIAKNENFDLSKDYIKEYEDALSKLLKQI, from the coding sequence ATGGATAGAAAAAAAACAAAAGTAATAACGATCGCATCAATTAAAGGAGGTGTTGGGAAAAGTACAAGTGCAATTATATTGGCGACGCTCCTAGCAAGAAAGTACAAAGTATTATTAATTGATATCGATACACAAGCATCAACTACTAGTTATTTTTATAAAGAATTTACAAATAAAAAAATTAGTATTGTAAGTAAAAATATATATAGAGTTTTGAAAGAAAGATTAGATATTAATGAATCTGTTGTGAATCTCAAAGACAATTTAGATTTAATACCTAGTTATTTAAGCTTACATAAGTTTGCTAGTGAATCCATACCTCTTAAGGAGTTGAGATTAAGAGATAATTTGCTTTTTTTGAAAACAGAATATGATTATATAATAATTGACACAAATCCTAGTTTAGAGTTTACATTGGCAAATGCCCTATTATCCAGTGATTATGTAATAGTTCCAATGACAGCTGAAAAGTGGTCAATTGAAAGTCTGGATTTGTTGGAATTTTATATGAAAAAGTTAAGGATAAAACTTCCGATTTTCATTCTTATAACAAGATTTAAAAAAAATAATACTCATAAACAGTTGTTAAAATATGTTCAGTCGAAAAAAGGATTTTTAGGGTTTATTCACGAACGAGAAGATTTAAATAAAAAAATTGCAAAAAATGAAAACTTTGATTTAAGTAAGGATTATATCAAGGAATACGAAGATGCATTATCAAAACTTTTAAAGCAAATATAA
- a CDS encoding variable large family protein: MMKRITFCALLMTLFLLLSCGSGSSKTEDPKTIFLTSIANLGKGFLDVFTSLSDMITGAFGINADTKKSDIGKYFTDIETTMNTVKKKLQEEVTKNGNYPKIKGVVDTFITNTLDKIAEGAKTAAKGAEGSDAIGGAPTTGQDPAPADATSVKALVKGIKTIVGVVLKDNEGNAAATKTAEDDKKDIGKLFEKKDSGTETEAAKASASIGAVTGADILQAIAKSGETADNNKNIEDATDAASIAAAKKEDDKKEIKNDAKKDAVIAAGIALRAMAKDGKFAAKAEEKSAHAVNGAAASAVGKTLSTLIIAIRNTVDTGLKTISDALATVTQEDKSADSTTPTDAATGGQ; this comes from the coding sequence ATAATGAAAAGAATTACTTTTTGTGCGTTATTAATGACTTTATTTTTACTGCTTAGTTGTGGAAGTGGTAGTTCTAAGACTGAGGATCCTAAAACTATATTCTTAACTTCTATTGCTAATTTAGGTAAAGGGTTCTTAGATGTTTTTACTTCCCTTTCTGATATGATCACTGGGGCTTTTGGTATTAATGCTGACACTAAAAAATCTGATATAGGGAAATACTTTACTGATATTGAGACTACTATGAACACAGTTAAAAAAAAGTTACAAGAGGAAGTTACTAAGAATGGTAACTATCCAAAGATAAAGGGAGTAGTTGATACATTTATTACTAACACGTTAGATAAAATTGCTGAAGGAGCTAAAACAGCAGCTAAAGGGGCTGAAGGTAGTGATGCTATTGGTGGTGCTCCTACAACTGGTCAGGATCCTGCACCTGCTGATGCTACAAGTGTCAAAGCACTTGTTAAAGGAATTAAAACAATAGTTGGTGTAGTTTTAAAAGACAATGAGGGAAATGCTGCTGCTACTAAAACAGCAGAAGATGATAAAAAAGACATTGGAAAATTATTTGAAAAGAAGGATAGTGGTACTGAAACTGAGGCTGCTAAGGCTAGTGCATCAATAGGAGCAGTAACTGGGGCTGACATATTGCAAGCTATTGCGAAATCTGGAGAGACTGCTGATAATAACAAAAATATTGAAGATGCTACAGATGCTGCAAGTATTGCTGCTGCTAAAAAAGAAGATGATAAAAAAGAGATTAAAAATGATGCAAAAAAGGATGCGGTTATTGCTGCTGGTATTGCACTGAGAGCAATGGCTAAGGATGGTAAATTTGCTGCTAAGGCTGAAGAGAAATCTGCTCATGCAGTTAATGGTGCAGCAGCTAGTGCTGTTGGTAAGACTTTGAGTACTCTAATAATAGCAATAAGGAATACTGTTGATACTGGTTTAAAGACAATAAGCGATGCTCTTGCTACAGTTACACAAGAAGATAAGTCTGCAGATTCTACTACACCTACAGATGCAGCAACTGGTGGACAGTAA
- a CDS encoding Vsp/OspC family lipoprotein, whose amino-acid sequence MKRITFCALLMTLFLLISCNNSASSPKDGQAAKSDGTLIDLATISSKITEAVAFAKDVKEVHTLVKSIDELAKAIGKKIKSDGQFDTESGKNGSLLAGAQSIMLAVKAKLGHLENKEGFSTELKQKITDSKTKTETFLTKLKDNHSDLGKNEATDDDTKKAIKKDNDDKTKGAEELIKLNTAIDALFTAAEDAVTAAITQLSTPAKSASSAKSN is encoded by the coding sequence ATGAAAAGAATTACTTTTTGTGCGTTATTAATGACTTTATTTTTACTTATATCTTGTAATAATTCAGCTTCTTCTCCTAAAGATGGACAAGCGGCTAAATCTGATGGCACTCTTATTGATTTAGCTACAATAAGTTCGAAAATAACAGAGGCTGTTGCTTTTGCTAAAGATGTTAAAGAAGTTCATACCTTAGTTAAATCCATTGATGAGCTTGCTAAAGCTATCGGGAAGAAAATTAAGTCAGATGGGCAGTTTGATACTGAGTCAGGTAAAAATGGATCATTGCTTGCAGGAGCACAAAGTATAATGTTAGCTGTAAAGGCTAAGTTAGGACATTTAGAGAATAAAGAAGGATTTTCTACTGAACTAAAGCAAAAGATTACTGATTCTAAGACAAAAACAGAAACTTTCTTAACTAAATTGAAAGACAATCATTCTGATCTTGGTAAAAATGAAGCTACTGATGATGACACAAAAAAAGCTATAAAGAAAGATAATGATGATAAAACAAAAGGAGCTGAAGAACTTATTAAACTAAACACAGCAATTGATGCGTTGTTCACAGCTGCTGAAGATGCAGTAACAGCTGCAATTACACAGCTTTCAACCCCTGCTAAGTCAGCATCTTCTGCTAAATCTAACTAA
- the bdr gene encoding Bdr family repetitive protein, with the protein MGLAQPVITQQMVINELTKAGIKRDIAVDLSYRYYRNELTYKDIEFLKENFDIKLEKVEALLQAEIKSVESSLQAEIKSVKTELDNKIDTKFNELDTKIDTKFNELDNKIDTVRNELKSDIKDLDTKIDSVENNLNTKINTKFNELDNKIDNVKNEVSLV; encoded by the coding sequence ATGGGACTTGCTCAACCTGTTATTACTCAACAAATGGTCATCAATGAACTTACTAAAGCCGGTATTAAGAGAGACATCGCTGTTGATCTGTCCTACAGATACTATCGTAATGAACTGACTTACAAAGATATTGAATTCTTAAAAGAAAACTTTGATATAAAGCTTGAAAAAGTTGAAGCACTCTTACAAGCTGAAATTAAATCTGTAGAGTCAAGCTTACAAGCTGAGATTAAATCTGTCAAAACTGAACTGGATAACAAAATAGATACCAAATTTAATGAACTTGATACTAAAATTGATACTAAATTCAATGAACTTGATAATAAGATTGATACAGTTAGAAATGAATTAAAATCTGACATTAAAGATTTGGATACCAAAATTGATTCTGTTGAGAATAATCTTAATACTAAGATAAATACTAAATTTAATGAACTTGATAATAAGATTGATAATGTTAAAAATGAGGTTTCTCTTGTTTAG
- the bdr gene encoding Bdr family repetitive protein produces MELAQPVITQQMVIAELTKAGIKRDIAIDLSYRYYKNELTYKDIEYLETTFNLKLEKVEALLQAEIQKVEATLKSDIRDLDNKFDTKFNELDNKIDTVRSELKSDIKDLDNKIDVNKMELKSTLRLHGWMFGTLITLNIGIFLALMSLLVK; encoded by the coding sequence ATGGAACTTGCTCAACCAGTAATTACTCAACAAATGGTTATAGCAGAACTTACTAAAGCTGGCATTAAGAGAGATATCGCTATTGATCTGTCTTACAGATATTATAAAAATGAACTGACTTATAAAGATATTGAGTATTTAGAGACTACTTTTAACCTTAAGCTTGAAAAAGTTGAAGCTCTATTACAAGCTGAGATTCAAAAGGTTGAGGCAACCTTAAAATCTGATATTAGAGACTTGGATAATAAATTCGATACTAAATTCAATGAACTCGATAATAAGATTGATACAGTTAGAAGTGAATTAAAATCTGACATTAAAGATTTAGATAATAAGATTGATGTTAACAAAATGGAACTTAAGAGTACACTAAGACTGCATGGTTGGATGTTTGGTACCCTTATTACTCTTAATATAGGAATATTCTTAGCATTAATGTCATTATTAGTAAAGTAA
- a CDS encoding MFS transporter, with the protein MIECKHQRYYFYSLFLSEFARTLPHAVLTIILINKGLQLRDIAIVQMFYMLAIIFFELPSGIISDIFDRKIVYLSSIFLSMIAYFIIFQTSSFIILCIAWFIYGMSSAVNTGTIDISFTRVYQSNSKKLKAFISSMKIILGIGAISGGYAGSVLFLYVDKKIYLISLFLYLASSLITIFFISSDKNTDHKKECLKLYINQFKNNVITLLKSKILIELFILISSIQFFFQPFYLYWQAIFIDKNVPISIFGIIYILFRLSNIIGAWVFKKLKHSSYDSYAILSIIFLLSILIKIVSHIYIFITVMTFLVVLVSIYSNNLEYFLRKNIDSKVLGTITSINSTISRLFSLLVLTACSILASFMSIINTFILLILIFCILSILVIYEFTDYKK; encoded by the coding sequence ATGATAGAGTGTAAGCATCAAAGATATTATTTTTATTCATTATTTTTATCAGAATTTGCAAGGACATTGCCACATGCTGTTTTAACTATTATTTTAATAAATAAAGGTTTGCAATTGAGAGATATTGCTATAGTGCAAATGTTTTATATGTTAGCAATTATTTTTTTTGAACTTCCTTCAGGTATAATATCAGATATTTTTGATAGAAAAATTGTTTATTTATCATCGATTTTTTTATCAATGATTGCTTATTTTATTATTTTTCAAACATCATCATTTATAATTCTTTGTATTGCTTGGTTTATATATGGTATGTCATCTGCAGTTAATACTGGTACAATTGATATTAGTTTTACTCGTGTATATCAAAGTAATTCGAAAAAGTTAAAAGCATTTATATCATCTATGAAAATAATTTTAGGTATTGGTGCTATTTCAGGTGGATATGCAGGAAGTGTATTATTTTTATATGTTGATAAAAAAATTTATCTTATTTCATTATTTCTGTATCTAGCCTCATCTTTAATTACAATTTTTTTTATATCAAGTGATAAAAATACGGATCATAAGAAGGAATGTTTAAAATTATATATTAATCAATTTAAAAATAATGTGATCACTTTATTAAAGTCTAAAATACTCATAGAGTTATTTATTTTAATAAGTTCTATTCAGTTTTTTTTTCAACCTTTTTATTTGTACTGGCAAGCAATTTTTATTGACAAAAATGTTCCTATTAGTATATTTGGAATTATATATATATTATTTCGTTTATCAAATATTATAGGAGCATGGGTATTTAAAAAACTTAAACATTCAAGTTATGATTCTTATGCTATTTTGAGTATAATATTTTTATTATCAATTTTAATAAAAATAGTTTCACATATTTACATATTTATTACTGTAATGACGTTTCTAGTAGTTTTAGTTTCTATTTATTCTAATAATTTAGAATATTTTTTACGAAAAAATATAGATTCAAAAGTCTTAGGGACTATAACTTCTATTAATAGTACAATATCTCGTTTATTTTCGCTTTTAGTATTGACAGCATGTTCAATTTTAGCTAGCTTTATGAGCATAATAAATACATTTATTTTATTAATACTTATTTTTTGTATTTTGTCTATTCTTGTGATATATGAGTTTACGGATTATAAAAAATAA
- a CDS encoding Mlp family lipoprotein yields the protein MGDDNDFKKFLSFDKSKIKFALNHIQSEIAKCTGHNASQQNEIFKQVVKDSFEGNSNDLYKFKEQASSACETDG from the coding sequence ATGGGTGATGATAATGATTTCAAAAAATTTTTAAGTTTTGACAAATCTAAGATAAAGTTTGCACTAAATCATATACAAAGTGAGATTGCAAAATGTACAGGCCATAATGCTAGCCAACAAAATGAAATTTTTAAACAAGTAGTAAAAGATTCATTTGAAGGTAATAGTAATGATTTATATAAATTTAAAGAACAAGCATCAAGCGCTTGTGAAACAGATGGATAA
- a CDS encoding plasmid maintenance protein: MNNTNFKDNTYTKPLKDYHNRYYKILSILRYFQKKSIKYNQTIILNTLNIFLSKDDLKQITLRTLRKDLTFLCNKSIIKKTLLRLGEGNGSYIRYTITKYSVNNLKRLLKAKQEIIEYDANKIFTFTKETQKRYLKNKGVKIFKSKNATKNVSHNITNNKKYINNKEKIEKEIKSELTNNTDYLIRNVSKWKTMRYLDKIEENANKKRYKDSVIRTKKWLEYLDIKEFTIKFYDDQMESKK, translated from the coding sequence ATGAACAACACAAACTTTAAGGATAATACCTACACAAAACCATTAAAGGACTATCATAATAGGTATTACAAAATACTATCAATACTTAGATACTTTCAGAAAAAATCAATTAAATACAATCAAACAATAATTTTAAATACATTAAACATTTTTTTATCTAAAGATGATCTTAAACAAATTACACTTAGAACTTTAAGAAAAGATTTAACCTTTTTATGCAATAAAAGCATTATTAAAAAAACTTTATTAAGACTAGGTGAAGGAAACGGTTCATATATAAGATATACAATAACCAAATATAGTGTTAACAATTTAAAAAGGCTACTTAAAGCCAAACAAGAAATTATCGAATACGATGCAAATAAAATATTCACATTTACAAAAGAAACACAAAAAAGATACTTAAAAAACAAGGGGGTTAAAATTTTTAAATCTAAAAACGCAACCAAAAATGTTAGTCATAATATAACTAATAATAAAAAATATATAAATAATAAAGAAAAAATAGAAAAAGAAATAAAAAGTGAACTAACAAACAACACAGATTATCTGATAAGGAATGTGTCTAAATGGAAAACAATGAGATATTTAGACAAAATAGAAGAAAATGCAAACAAAAAAAGATATAAAGACAGTGTAATAAGAACAAAAAAATGGTTAGAATATCTAGATATTAAAGAATTCACCATTAAATTTTATGACGATCAAATGGAGTCAAAAAAATAA
- a CDS encoding variable large family protein, giving the protein MSCGSGSVKAEDPQSRFLKSVISLSNDFFNVFTSFADMVGSVLGFNTNTKKSDVGNYFKTVQNTVQGTKDKLNKIVEDMKSENNPNADATDIAVKALITNTLDKIIEGAKTASEAISDAGAAGDANNLKKVAADAAKAVGAVTGADILKAMVKNTDAVKLATNNTVSAVGVATANNSKDAIVAGGIALRAMANDGKFAGSSDNANADAKKVVEGAAISAVTKVLDTLAIAIRNTIDTEFKTVKEAMKINPNNTPLTTDNTTSEARTNNHN; this is encoded by the coding sequence ATTAGTTGTGGCAGTGGTAGTGTTAAGGCTGAGGATCCTCAGAGTAGATTCTTAAAATCTGTTATTAGTTTAAGTAATGACTTCTTCAATGTTTTTACTTCCTTTGCTGATATGGTAGGTAGTGTGTTAGGGTTTAATACTAATACTAAAAAGTCTGATGTTGGGAACTACTTTAAGACCGTTCAGAATACTGTACAAGGAACTAAGGATAAGCTTAATAAAATTGTAGAAGACATGAAATCTGAGAATAATCCTAATGCAGATGCTACTGATATCGCTGTAAAAGCTCTAATTACTAATACTCTTGATAAGATAATTGAGGGTGCAAAAACCGCTAGTGAAGCTATTAGTGATGCTGGTGCGGCTGGTGATGCTAACAATTTGAAAAAAGTTGCAGCTGATGCAGCTAAGGCTGTTGGTGCAGTAACTGGGGCTGATATCTTAAAAGCTATGGTTAAAAATACTGATGCTGTTAAATTGGCTACTAATAATACCGTCTCTGCTGTTGGTGTTGCTACTGCCAATAATTCAAAAGATGCAATTGTTGCAGGAGGTATTGCACTGCGAGCTATGGCTAATGATGGTAAATTTGCTGGTTCTAGTGATAATGCTAATGCTGATGCTAAAAAAGTAGTAGAGGGAGCAGCTATAAGTGCAGTAACTAAAGTACTAGATACTTTAGCTATTGCTATAAGAAACACTATTGATACAGAATTTAAGACCGTTAAAGAAGCAATGAAAATTAATCCTAATAATACTCCTTTAACTACTGATAATACAACCTCTGAAGCTAGAACCAATAATCATAATTAA
- a CDS encoding DUF226 domain-containing protein — protein sequence MACTLNKVERKNNIFIQVETKNDRTLYHTKITKDFYIFGVDKSKNDKFFIILKELFKDKKCIFYLFPLKRDDKFLGIHYGYRKPIRNIIRRYEDNGILKTSTFSKVYYMEFRFKKGSIFCYIKGISSLIKREKINTTYCQTLLAIIMRLEKEVYEFYDKALSEKGNIVKWIEKKQK from the coding sequence ATGGCATGTACATTAAACAAAGTTGAAAGAAAAAATAATATTTTCATTCAGGTAGAGACAAAAAACGATAGGACACTATATCACACAAAAATCACAAAGGATTTCTATATATTTGGAGTAGACAAAAGTAAAAACGATAAATTCTTTATTATTTTAAAGGAACTTTTTAAAGACAAAAAATGTATATTCTATCTATTTCCTTTGAAAAGAGATGATAAATTTTTAGGCATACACTACGGATATAGAAAACCAATAAGAAATATTATAAGAAGATATGAAGATAATGGAATCCTCAAAACATCCACCTTTTCAAAGGTCTATTACATGGAGTTTAGATTCAAAAAGGGAAGTATCTTTTGCTATATTAAAGGAATTTCTTCTTTGATTAAACGAGAAAAAATAAATACAACGTATTGCCAAACATTACTTGCGATAATAATGAGACTAGAAAAGGAAGTATATGAGTTTTATGACAAGGCATTATCAGAAAAAGGAAATATAGTTAAATGGATAGAAAAAAAACAAAAGTAA
- a CDS encoding variable large family protein has translation MMKRITFCALLMTLFLLLSCGSGSAKVEDPKTIFLTSIANLGKGFLDVFTSLSDMVSGAFGIKAETKKSDIGKYFSDIETTMISVKNKLNTVMAENSNYPKVKEVVAQFITGTLDKIAAGAKKAASGATDGVSIGEVVKSDSAGNGPDADSVKNLVVGIKEIVDLVIKEGDGQADKTIPVDDDKKNIGKLFGAETAADKGAEDKHVAAASASIGAVTGADILKAIAAANADATKGGKVKEVKDAAGLALAKGTGTADDDKLGDSAKKDAIIAAGIALRAMAKGGKFIVKDTGANKTEAESAKGVAASAIGKTLSTLIIAIRNTVDTGLKTISDALATVTQEDKSVEVTTPADATASGQKQ, from the coding sequence ATAATGAAAAGAATTACTTTTTGTGCGTTATTAATGACTTTATTTTTACTTCTTAGTTGTGGGAGTGGTAGTGCTAAGGTGGAAGATCCTAAAACTATATTCTTAACTTCTATTGCTAATTTAGGTAAGGGTTTCTTAGATGTTTTTACTTCCCTTTCTGATATGGTTTCTGGCGCTTTTGGTATTAAAGCAGAAACTAAAAAATCTGATATAGGGAAATACTTTAGTGATATTGAAACTACTATGATATCAGTAAAAAATAAATTAAACACTGTGATGGCAGAGAATAGTAACTATCCAAAAGTAAAAGAAGTAGTTGCGCAATTTATTACAGGGACATTAGATAAAATTGCTGCAGGAGCAAAGAAAGCTGCTAGTGGAGCTACTGATGGAGTATCAATTGGTGAGGTTGTGAAATCTGATTCTGCTGGGAATGGTCCTGATGCAGATAGTGTGAAAAATCTAGTTGTGGGAATAAAAGAAATTGTTGATTTGGTTATAAAAGAAGGTGATGGACAAGCGGATAAAACTATTCCAGTTGATGATGATAAAAAGAATATTGGTAAGTTATTTGGAGCTGAGACCGCTGCTGATAAGGGAGCTGAAGATAAACATGTAGCTGCAGCAAGTGCATCAATAGGGGCTGTAACTGGTGCTGACATATTAAAAGCTATTGCTGCTGCTAATGCTGATGCTACGAAGGGTGGTAAAGTTAAGGAAGTGAAAGATGCAGCAGGTTTGGCTTTAGCCAAGGGTACTGGTACTGCTGATGATGATAAACTTGGGGATTCAGCAAAGAAAGATGCAATAATAGCAGCTGGTATTGCTTTGAGGGCTATGGCAAAAGGTGGTAAATTTATTGTTAAGGATACTGGTGCAAATAAGACTGAAGCTGAGTCTGCTAAAGGAGTTGCAGCAAGTGCTATAGGCAAAACATTAAGTACTCTTATTATTGCTATTAGAAATACTGTTGATACTGGTTTAAAAACAATAAGTGATGCTCTTGCTACAGTTACACAAGAAGATAAGTCTGTAGAAGTTACTACACCTGCAGACGCAACAGCTAGTGGACAGAAGCAATAA
- a CDS encoding chromosome replication/partitioning protein yields MKIELNKRVLVDEEDPDEQKLLSTNEEKILYYNALKERLKANFRKEIFHKIDSIKILKEIKDNEFYKLDGYKTFDSFIKSYRLAKSQVYVYLKIANAMQEGLVEEQYIIENGIHDSLHYIHAKEGLTLKQVRLSPIKALRFQLKNQESYDFYKKNVRLTEFILDRLFLHKKDLLKEFINEFKGFEK; encoded by the coding sequence ATGAAGATTGAGCTAAATAAAAGGGTTTTAGTAGATGAAGAAGATCCTGATGAGCAAAAATTGTTATCTACTAATGAAGAAAAAATTTTGTATTATAATGCTTTGAAAGAGAGATTAAAAGCCAATTTTAGAAAAGAGATTTTTCATAAAATAGATAGTATTAAAATTTTAAAAGAAATAAAAGATAATGAGTTTTATAAATTGGATGGATATAAGACTTTTGATAGTTTTATAAAAAGTTATAGACTTGCAAAAAGTCAAGTCTACGTTTATTTGAAAATAGCAAATGCCATGCAGGAAGGATTGGTTGAAGAACAATATATAATTGAGAATGGTATCCATGATTCTCTTCACTATATACACGCTAAGGAAGGTTTAACGCTAAAACAAGTAAGACTAAGTCCAATAAAAGCATTAAGATTTCAACTTAAAAATCAAGAAAGTTATGATTTTTATAAGAAAAATGTAAGACTTACTGAGTTTATATTAGATAGACTATTTTTGCATAAAAAAGATTTACTAAAGGAATTTATAAATGAATTTAAAGGTTTTGAGAAGTAA